From Manihot esculenta cultivar AM560-2 chromosome 18, M.esculenta_v8, whole genome shotgun sequence:
CCCAGCACAACTCCTGGGTGAGagagattaaaattttaaattacacCCTAATCACTAAATAATTACACAACCAAGGttgactatttctttctgtTGGGGTAATTTttctaatgtttttttttttatttttacagataTTGACATACACACAGGTACGTAAGCCAAAACACAATTTCTAGTCGGATCCATGCTTCATTCTTCCTTTTCTAATCCTAATTTGCTGCTCTCCATCTAATTTAGTTCCTGGACTAATAGTCAAGCATCTTAATTACTATCACACAACGAGAGATAAGAAGGCTAGGGCAAGAACCTATTGGCCTCATCTGCTCGCTCCTTGAATCTAGCCTCCGTTCCAGCTCCGCCGCTCGTACTAGCCGGGAAACCGCCACACTTCTGACACGTGGTTACCACCAAAATTTGACGGCAAGATGGACAGGATGAGTGGGACCCTAGCCACATGTCGATACAGTTCACGTGGAATCCATGACCGCACTGAGGCAACACTCGGATTTCGTCTCCGTTTGTGAATTCCGTCAGACAAATTGCGCAATCGGTGAATTTGGCTGCAGAATTGGCAGAGAAGGTCTGTTTAGGGAGGGAGTGAAGGATCTTCTTCTTCAGACCTTTGTTTGCAGCTGAATGAAGAGGAGGCTGAGACCGAGCCGAAGCCGAAGCCCTGGAGTTAGTAGGGGAAGAAAGCCTTCTAAGCCAGGCGCAGCGGGCGACGGCGATGAGTCCCAGAACACATATAAGAGCGCATAGAAGTGCAGCCAGTATCACCACGAAATCTGAGTCCAAAGTAGCCGGTTGTTCCGGCGAGTCCGAAGTAGCAGCGCCGGTGATCGCCGACGAGTTTACGGCGCGAAGAAACCTGAAACAACGAGTCATTTGAAGCGAGAGGGTGAAATTGCCTTGCTGTTTCACAGCGCGTGACAGTGTGCGTAAAGTGTTTATTAGTATGATTATTAATCTCAGCATTGAATGATTTGGGCTGGGTTTTATTATTgccct
This genomic window contains:
- the LOC110606021 gene encoding RING-H2 finger protein ATL8, giving the protein MTRCFRFLRAVNSSAITGAATSDSPEQPATLDSDFVVILAALLCALICVLGLIAVARCAWLRRLSSPTNSRASASARSQPPLHSAANKGLKKKILHSLPKQTFSANSAAKFTDCAICLTEFTNGDEIRVLPQCGHGFHVNCIDMWLGSHSSCPSCRQILVVTTCQKCGGFPASTSGGAGTEARFKERADEANRFLP